One segment of Neoarius graeffei isolate fNeoGra1 chromosome 20, fNeoGra1.pri, whole genome shotgun sequence DNA contains the following:
- the lrrc4ba gene encoding leucine-rich repeat-containing protein 4B, with amino-acid sequence MRITTVTGLPNPAPFFFLLAQLLFWLLLLGQDIVGATSTCPTPCSCSNQASRVICTRRNLDEVPENISNNTRYLNLQENSIQVIKSDTFKHLRHLEILQLSKNQIRQIEVGAFNGLPNLNTLELFDNRLTLVPSQAFEYLSKLRELWLRNNPIETLPGYAFHRVPSLRRLDLGELKKLDYISDAAFVGLVNLRYLNLGMCGLKDIPNLTPLIRLEELELSGNRLEIIRPGSFQGLESLRKLWLMHSQMSVIERNAFDDLKSLEELNLSHNSLHSLPHDLFTPLQKLERVHLNHNPWVCNCDVLWLSWWLKETVPSNTTCCARCHAPPFLKGKYIGELDQTHFTCYAPVIVEPPTDLNVTEGMAAELKCRTGTSMTSVNWITPNGTLMTHGSYRVRISVLHDGTLNFTNVTLRDTGQYTCMVTNSAGNTTATAVLNVTAADTSVNYTYFTTVTVETVESTGEEDSALRVINETIIHIPGPTPSGRLWHDGIPTTASSVSVFGSSSSPRATKPTFTVSVSEPSYPTGLDDVMKTTKIIIGCFVAITFMAAVMLVVFYKLRKQHQLHKHHGPARAIEIINVEDELGASASVRGSGISGGSTMPQAGSSGGSQSLRLHHPEIVNLPNLARTEHLNHYYKPHHFNNNMMSLGLSGSSGIGLNNNNNPCSQAQPTPISCSQVPVSVSSIPSSMPLPTLGIHGSLKGLMGKGQNPQIEPLLFKSGSKENVQETQI; translated from the exons ATGCGGATCACCACGGTGACCGGCCTTCCtaaccccgcccccttctttTTCCTATTGGCCCAGCTGCTGTTTTGGCTCCTCCTCCTGGGCCAAGACATCGTAGGAGCCACGTCGACCTGCCCGACACCTTGCAGCTGCTCCAATCAAGCGAGCCGAGTGATCTGTACAAGACGAAACTTGGATGAGGTTCCGGAAAACATATCCAACAACACGCGATACCTCAACTTACAGGAGAACTCGATACAG GTGATAAAATCAGATACCTTCAAGCACTTGCGACACTTGGAGATCCTCCAGCTTTCCAAGAACCAGATTCGTCAGATTGAAGTCGGTGCATTCAATGGCCTCCCGAACCTCAACACTTTGGAACTGTTTGACAACCGTCTCACACTGGTGCCATCACAAGCGTTCGAGTATCTCAGCAAGCTCCGGGAGCTCTGGCTTCGAAACAACCCCATCGAGACTTTGCCAGGGTATGCCTTCCACCGTGTGCCCTCCCTTCGTCGCCTCGATCTGGGTGAACTCAAAAAACTGGACTACATTTCAGATGCTGCCTTTGTCGGCCTTGTCAATCTGCGTTACCTGAACCTAGGCATGTGCGGCCTGAAGGACATCCCCAACCTGACACCTCTGATCCGCCTGGAGGAGCTGGAGCTCTCTGGAAACAGGCTGGAAATCATAAGACCTGGATCGTTCCAAGGCTTGGAGTCTTTGCGCAAACTATGGCTTATGCACTCCCAGATGTCTGTCATTGAACGAAATGCCTTCGATGACCTCAAAAGTCTGGAAGAGTTGAATCTATCCCACAATTCCCTGCACTCACTGCCCCATGATCTCTTCACGCCATTGCAGAAGCTGGAGAGAGTGCACCTCAACCACAATCCCTGGGTGTGTAATTGCGATGTGTTATGGCTTAGCTGGTGGCTGAAAGAGACTGTACCAAGTAATACAACTTGCTGTGCCCGGTGCCATGCACCACCCTTCCTGAAGGGCAAATACATTGGAGAGCTGGACCAAACCCACTTCACATGCTATGCCCCTGTTATTGTTGAGCCCCCCACTGACCTCAACGTGACTGAAGGCATGGCTGCTGAGCTCAAGTGCCGTACTGGAACCTCCATGACATCTGTAAACTGGATTACACCCAATGGAACCCTGATGACCCATGGATCATACCGCGTCCGCATCTCTGTGCTACATGATGGAACTCTGAATTTCACAAACGTCACCTTGCGCGACACTGGTCAGTACACTTGCATGGTGACCAACTCAGCTGGCAACACCACAGCAACTGCCGTCCTGAATGTCACTGCAGCAGATACCAGTGTCAATTACACCTACTTCACTACCGTCACTGTTGAAACTGTAGAATCCACAGGAGAAGAGGATTCAGCCCTACGTGTGATCAACGAGACTATTATCCACATCCCTGGTCCTACACCATCTGGACGTCTCTGGCATGATGGCATCCCAACAACAGCTTCCTCTGTATCAGTTTTTGGATCCTCATCTTCTCCCCGAGCAACCAAACCCACATTTACTGTCTCGGTCTCTGAGCCAAGCTACCCCACTGGGCTGGATGATGTAATGAAGACTACCAAGATCATCATTGGCTGCTTTGTGGCAATCACCTTCATGGCAGCTGTCATGCTGGTGGTCTTCTACAAGCTGAGGAAGCAGCACCAGTTGCACAAACACCACGGACCAGCAAGAGCCATAGAGATTATCAATGTAGAGGACGAGCTCGGAGCCAGCGCCAGTGTCCGTGGAAGTGGAATCTCTGGTGGTTCCACCATGccccaggctggatccagtggaggAAGCCAGAGCCTGAGGCTGCATCATCCAGAGATTGTCAACCTGCCCAACCTGGCTCGGACGGAGCACCTTAACCACTACTACAAGCCTCACCATTTCAACAACAACATGATGAGTTTGGGGCTCTCTGGAAGCTCTGGGATCGgcctcaacaacaacaacaacccttgTTCCCAGGCCCAACCCACACCGATCTCCTGTTCCCAGGTGCCCGTCTCAGTGAGCTCTATTCCGTCCTCAATGCCCCTGCCTACCCTAGGCATCCATGGATCACTCAAAGGCCTAATGGGTAAAGGGCAGAACCCTCAAATCGAGCCTTTACTCTTTAAGAGTGGCTCCAAGGAGAATGTCCAAGAGACTCAAatctga